The following coding sequences are from one Lolium rigidum isolate FL_2022 chromosome 6, APGP_CSIRO_Lrig_0.1, whole genome shotgun sequence window:
- the LOC124660750 gene encoding uncharacterized protein LOC124660750 isoform X1 → MLQWTGGSRRQVYASRKSTQSRQRQYFEQKKRQQQQGPGAGNQDDTDGGGGQAYGDQAPRSLDVLSLNNLAASFARRNGSENADSAVPHVDRAIYNASPAEALKKITSAYNTNPKETSSHPRLSSPVAHQDVTAAVNPHEDPLGCKISTSENYVAKKRNQNVDPYSGEISLLDLVRYEGSKSKSTAQPARESHVSFSVKGLGHVQMETPPQSPRSTKRILPLPPKAMRYTQNKARRSMPFDAAKGLDSLMNGISMMKERTASHEMGSIVDESSYERRKHSYFPPSFENYSDNLYLEDEDMFCKPQAQEGWQSKRGRIDDNLPDVNSERPWKIGSFNSDDHFHTPRVDEFDTFDYDFKEQRISTRPSTRFQTSGNPSGRDIFSDQSLLDDDDDMLRFDWERQPPFKKIPNSNSNFGPYAWPSEMADDSERRKSPLSEESCSSAAAMKDRTSKPTLSAKREENNMNEKDDFHTRLDKLDIPKMDDLDGISVFKDQEEYHKRSIEQKNLEADYWPDNAMEQQRTREPSCRLSLEEKFAGWGSSTSHQKGSSGPNNPSSCAVMREDKPFSSIPDMGGYQTVGSTERRLASKVHPVFHRPDGAVLYDDIHLQDPVSYIFGDKVEFSDPFGAKGLQGDIDMCTFLGQKVDIKKEDNFDSFKNRNADIFHHAGSVSQTVCGQRTACSQQSGKDSRRQGFDPGIDFQESRQNSFWEDGHVSDVTFQGDVDLSTLWARKSGEKNRDEIEKFEKRETKMSRQTSQRSADGRAEMSEAGTCSDGSGVTNYPGVQKETSSESAQLPANLSLQETSRGMFQMHAQVDCIRKETMCTREIPGVDFKAPLHLKKIDDVGDHTKSTSIFQSPFMAEKVGIEKKVIKGVSPHNSDIHYEVMLERRVLQRLCVQKILVDTPTRDKLAKATGFRTMENGSVLPSSEQVKKQ, encoded by the exons ATGCTGCAGTGGACGGGAGGCTCGAGGAGGCAGGTGTACGCC TCGAGGAAGTCTACACAGAGCAG GCAGAGGCAGTACTTTGAACAGAAgaagaggcagcagcagcagggccCCGGAGCAGGGAACCAGGATGACACTGATGGCGGGGGCGGCCAAGCCTACGGTGACCAGGCGCCTCGGTCGCTCGATGTCCTAAGCCTCAACAATTTGGCAGCCTCATTCGCCCGCCGAAATGGCTCTGAAA ATGCAGATAGTGCCGTTCCACATGTGGATCGTGCAATTTATAATGCGTCTCCTGCGGAGGCGCTAAAGAAGATCACGTCTGCATACAATACCAATCCGAAGGAAACAA GTTCACATCCTAG ATTGTCATCACCTGTTGCTCATCAAGATGTTACGGCTGCCGTTAACCCTCATGAAGATCCTCTTGGTTGCAAAATATCCACATCGGAAAACTATGTTGCAAAGAAGCGAAATCAAAATGTGGATCCTTACAGTGGTG AAATTTCACTTCTGGATTTGGTCAGATATGAGGGATCGAAAAGTAAATCTACCGCCCAACCTGCCCGTGAATCACATGTTTCATTTTCTGTTAAAG GCCTTGGCCATGTCCAGATGGAAACTCCTCCCCAGTCACCAAGATCCACAAAAAG GATTTTACCTTTGCCGCCAAAGGCCATGCGTTACACGCAAAATAAAGCAAGACGGTCTATGCCTTTTGATGCCGCAAAGGGATTG GATTCTTTAATGAATGGTATCAGCATGATGAAAGAGCGAACTGCTTCACATGAAATGGGTAGTATTGTAGATGagtcaagctatgaaaggaggaaacaCTCTTATTTTCCACCTTCATTTGAGAACTACAGTGATAACCTTTATCTTGAGGATGAGGACATGTTTTGTAAACCTCAAGCTCAAGAAGGTTGGCAAT CAAAGCGTGGTAGAATAGATGATAATCTACCTGACGTAAATTCTGAGAGACCGTGGAAGATAGGATCGTTCAATTCAGATGATCATTTTCATACTCCAAGAGTGGATGAATTTGATACATTTGATTATGATTTTAAAGAACAGAG AATCTCAACAAGACCAAGCACAAGATTTCAGACTTCAG GAAATCCATCAGGGCGTGACATCTTTTCTGATCAATCATTattggatgatgacgatgatatgTTACGCTTTGACTGGGAAAG GCAACCACCATTTAAGAAAATACCCAACTCAAACAGCAATTTTGGTCCTTATGCTTGGCCTTCTGAAATGGCTGATGATTCAGAGAGAAGGAAGAGTCCATTGAG TGAagaatcatgctcatctgctgCAG CAATGAAAGACAGAACGAGCAAACCAACACTGTCTGCAAAACGCGAAGAGAATAACATGAATGAGAAGGATGACTTCCATACACGGTTGGATAAGTTAGATATTCCCAAAATGGATGATCTTGATGGAATTTCAGTATTCAAGGATCAAGAAGAATACCATAAAAGATCAATAGAGCAGAAGAATCTTGAAGCAGATTATTGGCCAGACAATGCAATGGAACAACAGAGAACTCGAGAACCAAGCTGCCGTTTATCACTTGAGGAGAAATTTGCTGGCTGGGGTTCTTCTACCTCCCATCAGAAGGGCAGCAGTGGACCAAATAATCCATCGAGTTGCGCTGTAATGCGTGAGGATAAACCTTTCAGTTCCATTCCAGATATGGGTGGATATCAAACTGTGGGGTCAACTGAAAGGAGACTTGCTTCAAAAGTCCATCCTGTTTTTCACAGACCTGACGGTGCTGTTTTGTATGATGACATTCACCTGCAGGATCCTGTTTCATATATATTTGGTGACAAAGTTGAGTTTTCAGACCCATTCGGTGCCAAGGGCCTTCAGGGCGACATTGATATGTGTACTTTCTTGGGACAGAAGGTAGACATAAAGAAAGAAGACAATTTTGACTCTTTCAAGAACCGAAATGCAGACATATTTCATCATGCGGGTTCTGTAAGCCAAACTGTGTGTGGCCAACGCACCGCATGTTCTCAGCAGTCTGGCAAGGATTCACGAAGACAAGGGTTTGACCCTGGTATTGATTTTCAGGAGTCCAGACAAAATTCATTCTGGGAGGATGGCCATGTTAGTGATGTTACTTTTCAGGGAGATGTTGACCTGAGTACTCTGTGGGCAAGAAAAAGTGGCGAGAAGAATAGAGACGAAATTGAGAAGTTCGAGAAGCGAGAAACAAAGATGTCGAGACAAACATCTCAACGTTCTGCAGATGGCAGAGCTGAGATGAGTGAAGCTGGAACATGTTCTGATGGCTCAGGAGTGACCAATTATCCTGGAGTGCAGAAGGAAACATCATCAGAGTCAGCACAACTTCCTGCAAACTTGAGTCTTCAGGAAACCTCGAGAGGAATGTTTCAAATGCATGCTCAGGTTGATTGCATAAGAAAGGAAACAATGTGTACTAG AGAAATTCCTGGTGTTGACTTTAAAGCTCCATTGCATTTGAAAAAGATTGATGATGTTGGAGATCATACCAAAAGCACTTCAATATTCCAGTCTCCTTTCATGGCAG AGAAGGTGGGGATTGAAAAGAAGGTAATAAAAGGCGTGTCACCACACAACAGTGATATTCATTATGAGGTTATGCTTGAACGTCGTGTTCTCCAACGGCTTTGTGTTCAGAAGATATTGGTAGATACACCAACAAGGGACAAGCTAGCTAAG GCTACGGGCTTCAGGACGATGGAGAATGGATCTGTCCTCCCCAGTAGTGAACAGGTAAAGAAGCAGTAG
- the LOC124660750 gene encoding uncharacterized protein LOC124660750 isoform X4, translating to MLQWTGGSRRQVYASRKSTQSRQRQYFEQKKRQQQQGPGAGNQDDTDGGGGQAYGDQAPRSLDVLSLNNLAASFARRNGSENADSAVPHVDRAIYNASPAEALKKITSAYNTNPKETSSHPRLSSPVAHQDVTAAVNPHEDPLGCKISTSENYVAKKRNQNVDPYSGEISLLDLVRYEGSKSKSTAQPARESHVSFSVKGLGHVQMETPPQSPRSTKRILPLPPKAMRYTQNKARRSMPFDAAKGLDSLMNGISMMKERTASHEMGSIVDESSYERRKHSYFPPSFENYSDNLYLEDEDMFCKPQAQEGWQSKRGRIDDNLPDVNSERPWKIGSFNSDDHFHTPRVDEFDTFDYDFKEQRISTRPSTRFQTSGNPSGRDIFSDQSLLDDDDDMLRFDWERQPPFKKIPNSNSNFGPYAWPSEMADDSERRKSPLSEESCSSAAAMKDRTSKPTLSAKREENNMNEKDDFHTRLDKLDIPKMDDLDGISVFKDQEEYHKRSIEQKNLEADYWPDNAMEQQRTREPSCRLSLEEKFAGWGSSTSHQKGSSGPNNPSSCAVMREDKPFSSIPDMGGYQTVGSTERRLASKVHPVFHRPDGAVLYDDIHLQDPVSYIFGDKVEFSDPFGAKGLQGDIDMCTFLGQKVDIKKEDNFDSFKNRNADIFHHAGSVSQTVCGQRTACSQQSGKDSRRQGFDPGIDFQESRQNSFWEDGHVSDVTFQGDVDLSTLWARKSGEKNRDEIEKFEKRETKMSRQTSQRSADGRAEMSEAGTCSDGSGVTNYPGVQKETSSESAQLPANLSLQETSRGMFQMHAQVDCIRKETMCTREIPGVDFKAPLHLKKIDDVGDHTKSTSIFQSPFMAGGD from the exons ATGCTGCAGTGGACGGGAGGCTCGAGGAGGCAGGTGTACGCC TCGAGGAAGTCTACACAGAGCAG GCAGAGGCAGTACTTTGAACAGAAgaagaggcagcagcagcagggccCCGGAGCAGGGAACCAGGATGACACTGATGGCGGGGGCGGCCAAGCCTACGGTGACCAGGCGCCTCGGTCGCTCGATGTCCTAAGCCTCAACAATTTGGCAGCCTCATTCGCCCGCCGAAATGGCTCTGAAA ATGCAGATAGTGCCGTTCCACATGTGGATCGTGCAATTTATAATGCGTCTCCTGCGGAGGCGCTAAAGAAGATCACGTCTGCATACAATACCAATCCGAAGGAAACAA GTTCACATCCTAG ATTGTCATCACCTGTTGCTCATCAAGATGTTACGGCTGCCGTTAACCCTCATGAAGATCCTCTTGGTTGCAAAATATCCACATCGGAAAACTATGTTGCAAAGAAGCGAAATCAAAATGTGGATCCTTACAGTGGTG AAATTTCACTTCTGGATTTGGTCAGATATGAGGGATCGAAAAGTAAATCTACCGCCCAACCTGCCCGTGAATCACATGTTTCATTTTCTGTTAAAG GCCTTGGCCATGTCCAGATGGAAACTCCTCCCCAGTCACCAAGATCCACAAAAAG GATTTTACCTTTGCCGCCAAAGGCCATGCGTTACACGCAAAATAAAGCAAGACGGTCTATGCCTTTTGATGCCGCAAAGGGATTG GATTCTTTAATGAATGGTATCAGCATGATGAAAGAGCGAACTGCTTCACATGAAATGGGTAGTATTGTAGATGagtcaagctatgaaaggaggaaacaCTCTTATTTTCCACCTTCATTTGAGAACTACAGTGATAACCTTTATCTTGAGGATGAGGACATGTTTTGTAAACCTCAAGCTCAAGAAGGTTGGCAAT CAAAGCGTGGTAGAATAGATGATAATCTACCTGACGTAAATTCTGAGAGACCGTGGAAGATAGGATCGTTCAATTCAGATGATCATTTTCATACTCCAAGAGTGGATGAATTTGATACATTTGATTATGATTTTAAAGAACAGAG AATCTCAACAAGACCAAGCACAAGATTTCAGACTTCAG GAAATCCATCAGGGCGTGACATCTTTTCTGATCAATCATTattggatgatgacgatgatatgTTACGCTTTGACTGGGAAAG GCAACCACCATTTAAGAAAATACCCAACTCAAACAGCAATTTTGGTCCTTATGCTTGGCCTTCTGAAATGGCTGATGATTCAGAGAGAAGGAAGAGTCCATTGAG TGAagaatcatgctcatctgctgCAG CAATGAAAGACAGAACGAGCAAACCAACACTGTCTGCAAAACGCGAAGAGAATAACATGAATGAGAAGGATGACTTCCATACACGGTTGGATAAGTTAGATATTCCCAAAATGGATGATCTTGATGGAATTTCAGTATTCAAGGATCAAGAAGAATACCATAAAAGATCAATAGAGCAGAAGAATCTTGAAGCAGATTATTGGCCAGACAATGCAATGGAACAACAGAGAACTCGAGAACCAAGCTGCCGTTTATCACTTGAGGAGAAATTTGCTGGCTGGGGTTCTTCTACCTCCCATCAGAAGGGCAGCAGTGGACCAAATAATCCATCGAGTTGCGCTGTAATGCGTGAGGATAAACCTTTCAGTTCCATTCCAGATATGGGTGGATATCAAACTGTGGGGTCAACTGAAAGGAGACTTGCTTCAAAAGTCCATCCTGTTTTTCACAGACCTGACGGTGCTGTTTTGTATGATGACATTCACCTGCAGGATCCTGTTTCATATATATTTGGTGACAAAGTTGAGTTTTCAGACCCATTCGGTGCCAAGGGCCTTCAGGGCGACATTGATATGTGTACTTTCTTGGGACAGAAGGTAGACATAAAGAAAGAAGACAATTTTGACTCTTTCAAGAACCGAAATGCAGACATATTTCATCATGCGGGTTCTGTAAGCCAAACTGTGTGTGGCCAACGCACCGCATGTTCTCAGCAGTCTGGCAAGGATTCACGAAGACAAGGGTTTGACCCTGGTATTGATTTTCAGGAGTCCAGACAAAATTCATTCTGGGAGGATGGCCATGTTAGTGATGTTACTTTTCAGGGAGATGTTGACCTGAGTACTCTGTGGGCAAGAAAAAGTGGCGAGAAGAATAGAGACGAAATTGAGAAGTTCGAGAAGCGAGAAACAAAGATGTCGAGACAAACATCTCAACGTTCTGCAGATGGCAGAGCTGAGATGAGTGAAGCTGGAACATGTTCTGATGGCTCAGGAGTGACCAATTATCCTGGAGTGCAGAAGGAAACATCATCAGAGTCAGCACAACTTCCTGCAAACTTGAGTCTTCAGGAAACCTCGAGAGGAATGTTTCAAATGCATGCTCAGGTTGATTGCATAAGAAAGGAAACAATGTGTACTAG AGAAATTCCTGGTGTTGACTTTAAAGCTCCATTGCATTTGAAAAAGATTGATGATGTTGGAGATCATACCAAAAGCACTTCAATATTCCAGTCTCCTTTCATGGCAG GTGGGGATTGA
- the LOC124660750 gene encoding uncharacterized protein LOC124660750 isoform X2 has product MLQWTGGSRRQVYASRKSTQSRQRQYFEQKKRQQQQGPGAGNQDDTDGGGGQAYGDQAPRSLDVLSLNNLAASFARRNGSENADSAVPHVDRAIYNASPAEALKKITSAYNTNPKETSSHPRLSSPVAHQDVTAAVNPHEDPLGCKISTSENYVAKKRNQNVDPYSGEISLLDLVRYEGSKSKSTAQPARESHVSFSVKGLGHVQMETPPQSPRSTKRILPLPPKAMRYTQNKARRSMPFDAAKGLDSLMNGISMMKERTASHEMGSIVDESSYERRKHSYFPPSFENYSDNLYLEDEDMFCKPQAQEAKRGRIDDNLPDVNSERPWKIGSFNSDDHFHTPRVDEFDTFDYDFKEQRISTRPSTRFQTSGNPSGRDIFSDQSLLDDDDDMLRFDWERQPPFKKIPNSNSNFGPYAWPSEMADDSERRKSPLSEESCSSAAAMKDRTSKPTLSAKREENNMNEKDDFHTRLDKLDIPKMDDLDGISVFKDQEEYHKRSIEQKNLEADYWPDNAMEQQRTREPSCRLSLEEKFAGWGSSTSHQKGSSGPNNPSSCAVMREDKPFSSIPDMGGYQTVGSTERRLASKVHPVFHRPDGAVLYDDIHLQDPVSYIFGDKVEFSDPFGAKGLQGDIDMCTFLGQKVDIKKEDNFDSFKNRNADIFHHAGSVSQTVCGQRTACSQQSGKDSRRQGFDPGIDFQESRQNSFWEDGHVSDVTFQGDVDLSTLWARKSGEKNRDEIEKFEKRETKMSRQTSQRSADGRAEMSEAGTCSDGSGVTNYPGVQKETSSESAQLPANLSLQETSRGMFQMHAQVDCIRKETMCTREIPGVDFKAPLHLKKIDDVGDHTKSTSIFQSPFMAEKVGIEKKVIKGVSPHNSDIHYEVMLERRVLQRLCVQKILVDTPTRDKLAKATGFRTMENGSVLPSSEQVKKQ; this is encoded by the exons ATGCTGCAGTGGACGGGAGGCTCGAGGAGGCAGGTGTACGCC TCGAGGAAGTCTACACAGAGCAG GCAGAGGCAGTACTTTGAACAGAAgaagaggcagcagcagcagggccCCGGAGCAGGGAACCAGGATGACACTGATGGCGGGGGCGGCCAAGCCTACGGTGACCAGGCGCCTCGGTCGCTCGATGTCCTAAGCCTCAACAATTTGGCAGCCTCATTCGCCCGCCGAAATGGCTCTGAAA ATGCAGATAGTGCCGTTCCACATGTGGATCGTGCAATTTATAATGCGTCTCCTGCGGAGGCGCTAAAGAAGATCACGTCTGCATACAATACCAATCCGAAGGAAACAA GTTCACATCCTAG ATTGTCATCACCTGTTGCTCATCAAGATGTTACGGCTGCCGTTAACCCTCATGAAGATCCTCTTGGTTGCAAAATATCCACATCGGAAAACTATGTTGCAAAGAAGCGAAATCAAAATGTGGATCCTTACAGTGGTG AAATTTCACTTCTGGATTTGGTCAGATATGAGGGATCGAAAAGTAAATCTACCGCCCAACCTGCCCGTGAATCACATGTTTCATTTTCTGTTAAAG GCCTTGGCCATGTCCAGATGGAAACTCCTCCCCAGTCACCAAGATCCACAAAAAG GATTTTACCTTTGCCGCCAAAGGCCATGCGTTACACGCAAAATAAAGCAAGACGGTCTATGCCTTTTGATGCCGCAAAGGGATTG GATTCTTTAATGAATGGTATCAGCATGATGAAAGAGCGAACTGCTTCACATGAAATGGGTAGTATTGTAGATGagtcaagctatgaaaggaggaaacaCTCTTATTTTCCACCTTCATTTGAGAACTACAGTGATAACCTTTATCTTGAGGATGAGGACATGTTTTGTAAACCTCAAGCTCAAGAAG CAAAGCGTGGTAGAATAGATGATAATCTACCTGACGTAAATTCTGAGAGACCGTGGAAGATAGGATCGTTCAATTCAGATGATCATTTTCATACTCCAAGAGTGGATGAATTTGATACATTTGATTATGATTTTAAAGAACAGAG AATCTCAACAAGACCAAGCACAAGATTTCAGACTTCAG GAAATCCATCAGGGCGTGACATCTTTTCTGATCAATCATTattggatgatgacgatgatatgTTACGCTTTGACTGGGAAAG GCAACCACCATTTAAGAAAATACCCAACTCAAACAGCAATTTTGGTCCTTATGCTTGGCCTTCTGAAATGGCTGATGATTCAGAGAGAAGGAAGAGTCCATTGAG TGAagaatcatgctcatctgctgCAG CAATGAAAGACAGAACGAGCAAACCAACACTGTCTGCAAAACGCGAAGAGAATAACATGAATGAGAAGGATGACTTCCATACACGGTTGGATAAGTTAGATATTCCCAAAATGGATGATCTTGATGGAATTTCAGTATTCAAGGATCAAGAAGAATACCATAAAAGATCAATAGAGCAGAAGAATCTTGAAGCAGATTATTGGCCAGACAATGCAATGGAACAACAGAGAACTCGAGAACCAAGCTGCCGTTTATCACTTGAGGAGAAATTTGCTGGCTGGGGTTCTTCTACCTCCCATCAGAAGGGCAGCAGTGGACCAAATAATCCATCGAGTTGCGCTGTAATGCGTGAGGATAAACCTTTCAGTTCCATTCCAGATATGGGTGGATATCAAACTGTGGGGTCAACTGAAAGGAGACTTGCTTCAAAAGTCCATCCTGTTTTTCACAGACCTGACGGTGCTGTTTTGTATGATGACATTCACCTGCAGGATCCTGTTTCATATATATTTGGTGACAAAGTTGAGTTTTCAGACCCATTCGGTGCCAAGGGCCTTCAGGGCGACATTGATATGTGTACTTTCTTGGGACAGAAGGTAGACATAAAGAAAGAAGACAATTTTGACTCTTTCAAGAACCGAAATGCAGACATATTTCATCATGCGGGTTCTGTAAGCCAAACTGTGTGTGGCCAACGCACCGCATGTTCTCAGCAGTCTGGCAAGGATTCACGAAGACAAGGGTTTGACCCTGGTATTGATTTTCAGGAGTCCAGACAAAATTCATTCTGGGAGGATGGCCATGTTAGTGATGTTACTTTTCAGGGAGATGTTGACCTGAGTACTCTGTGGGCAAGAAAAAGTGGCGAGAAGAATAGAGACGAAATTGAGAAGTTCGAGAAGCGAGAAACAAAGATGTCGAGACAAACATCTCAACGTTCTGCAGATGGCAGAGCTGAGATGAGTGAAGCTGGAACATGTTCTGATGGCTCAGGAGTGACCAATTATCCTGGAGTGCAGAAGGAAACATCATCAGAGTCAGCACAACTTCCTGCAAACTTGAGTCTTCAGGAAACCTCGAGAGGAATGTTTCAAATGCATGCTCAGGTTGATTGCATAAGAAAGGAAACAATGTGTACTAG AGAAATTCCTGGTGTTGACTTTAAAGCTCCATTGCATTTGAAAAAGATTGATGATGTTGGAGATCATACCAAAAGCACTTCAATATTCCAGTCTCCTTTCATGGCAG AGAAGGTGGGGATTGAAAAGAAGGTAATAAAAGGCGTGTCACCACACAACAGTGATATTCATTATGAGGTTATGCTTGAACGTCGTGTTCTCCAACGGCTTTGTGTTCAGAAGATATTGGTAGATACACCAACAAGGGACAAGCTAGCTAAG GCTACGGGCTTCAGGACGATGGAGAATGGATCTGTCCTCCCCAGTAGTGAACAGGTAAAGAAGCAGTAG
- the LOC124660750 gene encoding uncharacterized protein LOC124660750 isoform X3: MLQWTGGSRRQVYASRKSTQSRQRQYFEQKKRQQQQGPGAGNQDDTDGGGGQAYGDQAPRSLDVLSLNNLAASFARRNGSENADSAVPHVDRAIYNASPAEALKKITSAYNTNPKETSSHPRLSSPVAHQDVTAAVNPHEDPLGCKISTSENYVAKKRNQNVDPYSGEISLLDLVRYEGSKSKSTAQPARESHVSFSVKGLGHVQMETPPQSPRSTKRILPLPPKAMRYTQNKARRSMPFDAAKGLDSLMNGISMMKERTASHEMGSIVDESSYERRKHSYFPPSFENYSDNLYLEDEDMFCKPQAQEGWQSKRGRIDDNLPDVNSERPWKIGSFNSDDHFHTPRVDEFDTFDYDFKEQRISTRPSTRFQTSGRDIFSDQSLLDDDDDMLRFDWERQPPFKKIPNSNSNFGPYAWPSEMADDSERRKSPLSEESCSSAAAMKDRTSKPTLSAKREENNMNEKDDFHTRLDKLDIPKMDDLDGISVFKDQEEYHKRSIEQKNLEADYWPDNAMEQQRTREPSCRLSLEEKFAGWGSSTSHQKGSSGPNNPSSCAVMREDKPFSSIPDMGGYQTVGSTERRLASKVHPVFHRPDGAVLYDDIHLQDPVSYIFGDKVEFSDPFGAKGLQGDIDMCTFLGQKVDIKKEDNFDSFKNRNADIFHHAGSVSQTVCGQRTACSQQSGKDSRRQGFDPGIDFQESRQNSFWEDGHVSDVTFQGDVDLSTLWARKSGEKNRDEIEKFEKRETKMSRQTSQRSADGRAEMSEAGTCSDGSGVTNYPGVQKETSSESAQLPANLSLQETSRGMFQMHAQVDCIRKETMCTREIPGVDFKAPLHLKKIDDVGDHTKSTSIFQSPFMAEKVGIEKKVIKGVSPHNSDIHYEVMLERRVLQRLCVQKILVDTPTRDKLAKATGFRTMENGSVLPSSEQVKKQ, translated from the exons ATGCTGCAGTGGACGGGAGGCTCGAGGAGGCAGGTGTACGCC TCGAGGAAGTCTACACAGAGCAG GCAGAGGCAGTACTTTGAACAGAAgaagaggcagcagcagcagggccCCGGAGCAGGGAACCAGGATGACACTGATGGCGGGGGCGGCCAAGCCTACGGTGACCAGGCGCCTCGGTCGCTCGATGTCCTAAGCCTCAACAATTTGGCAGCCTCATTCGCCCGCCGAAATGGCTCTGAAA ATGCAGATAGTGCCGTTCCACATGTGGATCGTGCAATTTATAATGCGTCTCCTGCGGAGGCGCTAAAGAAGATCACGTCTGCATACAATACCAATCCGAAGGAAACAA GTTCACATCCTAG ATTGTCATCACCTGTTGCTCATCAAGATGTTACGGCTGCCGTTAACCCTCATGAAGATCCTCTTGGTTGCAAAATATCCACATCGGAAAACTATGTTGCAAAGAAGCGAAATCAAAATGTGGATCCTTACAGTGGTG AAATTTCACTTCTGGATTTGGTCAGATATGAGGGATCGAAAAGTAAATCTACCGCCCAACCTGCCCGTGAATCACATGTTTCATTTTCTGTTAAAG GCCTTGGCCATGTCCAGATGGAAACTCCTCCCCAGTCACCAAGATCCACAAAAAG GATTTTACCTTTGCCGCCAAAGGCCATGCGTTACACGCAAAATAAAGCAAGACGGTCTATGCCTTTTGATGCCGCAAAGGGATTG GATTCTTTAATGAATGGTATCAGCATGATGAAAGAGCGAACTGCTTCACATGAAATGGGTAGTATTGTAGATGagtcaagctatgaaaggaggaaacaCTCTTATTTTCCACCTTCATTTGAGAACTACAGTGATAACCTTTATCTTGAGGATGAGGACATGTTTTGTAAACCTCAAGCTCAAGAAGGTTGGCAAT CAAAGCGTGGTAGAATAGATGATAATCTACCTGACGTAAATTCTGAGAGACCGTGGAAGATAGGATCGTTCAATTCAGATGATCATTTTCATACTCCAAGAGTGGATGAATTTGATACATTTGATTATGATTTTAAAGAACAGAG AATCTCAACAAGACCAAGCACAAGATTTCAGACTTCAG GGCGTGACATCTTTTCTGATCAATCATTattggatgatgacgatgatatgTTACGCTTTGACTGGGAAAG GCAACCACCATTTAAGAAAATACCCAACTCAAACAGCAATTTTGGTCCTTATGCTTGGCCTTCTGAAATGGCTGATGATTCAGAGAGAAGGAAGAGTCCATTGAG TGAagaatcatgctcatctgctgCAG CAATGAAAGACAGAACGAGCAAACCAACACTGTCTGCAAAACGCGAAGAGAATAACATGAATGAGAAGGATGACTTCCATACACGGTTGGATAAGTTAGATATTCCCAAAATGGATGATCTTGATGGAATTTCAGTATTCAAGGATCAAGAAGAATACCATAAAAGATCAATAGAGCAGAAGAATCTTGAAGCAGATTATTGGCCAGACAATGCAATGGAACAACAGAGAACTCGAGAACCAAGCTGCCGTTTATCACTTGAGGAGAAATTTGCTGGCTGGGGTTCTTCTACCTCCCATCAGAAGGGCAGCAGTGGACCAAATAATCCATCGAGTTGCGCTGTAATGCGTGAGGATAAACCTTTCAGTTCCATTCCAGATATGGGTGGATATCAAACTGTGGGGTCAACTGAAAGGAGACTTGCTTCAAAAGTCCATCCTGTTTTTCACAGACCTGACGGTGCTGTTTTGTATGATGACATTCACCTGCAGGATCCTGTTTCATATATATTTGGTGACAAAGTTGAGTTTTCAGACCCATTCGGTGCCAAGGGCCTTCAGGGCGACATTGATATGTGTACTTTCTTGGGACAGAAGGTAGACATAAAGAAAGAAGACAATTTTGACTCTTTCAAGAACCGAAATGCAGACATATTTCATCATGCGGGTTCTGTAAGCCAAACTGTGTGTGGCCAACGCACCGCATGTTCTCAGCAGTCTGGCAAGGATTCACGAAGACAAGGGTTTGACCCTGGTATTGATTTTCAGGAGTCCAGACAAAATTCATTCTGGGAGGATGGCCATGTTAGTGATGTTACTTTTCAGGGAGATGTTGACCTGAGTACTCTGTGGGCAAGAAAAAGTGGCGAGAAGAATAGAGACGAAATTGAGAAGTTCGAGAAGCGAGAAACAAAGATGTCGAGACAAACATCTCAACGTTCTGCAGATGGCAGAGCTGAGATGAGTGAAGCTGGAACATGTTCTGATGGCTCAGGAGTGACCAATTATCCTGGAGTGCAGAAGGAAACATCATCAGAGTCAGCACAACTTCCTGCAAACTTGAGTCTTCAGGAAACCTCGAGAGGAATGTTTCAAATGCATGCTCAGGTTGATTGCATAAGAAAGGAAACAATGTGTACTAG AGAAATTCCTGGTGTTGACTTTAAAGCTCCATTGCATTTGAAAAAGATTGATGATGTTGGAGATCATACCAAAAGCACTTCAATATTCCAGTCTCCTTTCATGGCAG AGAAGGTGGGGATTGAAAAGAAGGTAATAAAAGGCGTGTCACCACACAACAGTGATATTCATTATGAGGTTATGCTTGAACGTCGTGTTCTCCAACGGCTTTGTGTTCAGAAGATATTGGTAGATACACCAACAAGGGACAAGCTAGCTAAG GCTACGGGCTTCAGGACGATGGAGAATGGATCTGTCCTCCCCAGTAGTGAACAGGTAAAGAAGCAGTAG